A genomic stretch from Aerococcaceae bacterium zg-1292 includes:
- the msrB gene encoding peptide-methionine (R)-S-oxide reductase MsrB, with translation MEEKTKLLFMIGRILMVIAVIFLGSRWFISNASSTKDIKDAAMSQPNDVARKEKKKTMNENIKDIYLAGGCFWGVEEYFSRVEGVTDAVSGYANGKGTTTKYELISQTGHAETVKVSYDPSKISLREILLHYFRIIDPTSVNQQGNDRGTQYRTGVYYTNKDDLATIDKVFEEQAQKVDKPLAVEKESLDNFIEAEEYHQDYLKKNPNGYCHINVNQATYPVIDENLYTKPSDDEIKKMLSKEEYAVTQKNDTERAFSNRYWDKFDEGIYVDVVTGEPLFSSKDKYESGCGWPSFTKPISPDVATYKEDKSFNMVRTEVRSRVGDSHLGHVFTDGPKDKGGLRYCINSLSIKFIPKDEMESQGYGYLLDYVNN, from the coding sequence ATGGAGGAAAAAACAAAATTACTCTTTATGATTGGTCGAATACTTATGGTCATTGCTGTCATTTTTTTAGGAAGTCGTTGGTTTATTTCTAACGCTTCTTCAACAAAAGATATTAAAGATGCTGCCATGAGTCAACCCAATGATGTTGCAAGAAAGGAGAAAAAAAAGACGATGAATGAAAATATTAAAGATATTTACCTAGCTGGAGGCTGTTTCTGGGGCGTGGAAGAATACTTCTCACGCGTTGAAGGAGTCACTGATGCCGTATCTGGTTATGCTAATGGAAAAGGAACCACAACGAAATACGAATTAATCAGCCAAACCGGTCATGCTGAAACTGTTAAAGTTAGTTATGACCCAAGCAAAATATCATTACGTGAAATCTTATTGCACTATTTCCGAATCATTGACCCTACTAGTGTGAATCAACAAGGAAATGACCGAGGCACGCAATATCGTACTGGTGTCTACTACACGAATAAAGATGACTTAGCAACAATAGATAAAGTGTTTGAGGAACAAGCACAAAAAGTGGACAAACCACTCGCTGTCGAAAAAGAATCCTTGGATAATTTTATTGAAGCGGAAGAATATCATCAAGACTACTTGAAAAAAAATCCAAATGGTTACTGCCATATCAATGTTAATCAAGCAACCTATCCAGTAATCGATGAAAATTTATACACTAAACCGAGTGATGATGAAATTAAAAAAATGCTTTCTAAAGAAGAATATGCGGTAACGCAAAAAAATGATACAGAACGAGCATTTTCTAATCGCTACTGGGATAAATTCGATGAAGGTATCTATGTCGATGTGGTAACCGGCGAACCACTCTTCTCTTCAAAAGATAAATATGAATCTGGTTGCGGTTGGCCAAGTTTTACCAAACCGATTAGTCCGGATGTCGCAACTTATAAAGAAGATAAAAGCTTTAATATGGTACGTACCGAAGTCAGAAGTCGTGTTGGTGACTCTCATTTAGGCCATGTCTTTACCGACGGACCTAAAGATAAAGGTGGTCTCCGTTATTGTATCAATAGTTTATCCATTAAATTTATTCCAAAAGATGAAATGGAAAGCCAAGGATACGGCTATCTATTAGACTACGTTAACAACTAA
- a CDS encoding sensor histidine kinase — protein MKRPSLLIQLIVYVSLMMLLLLSIVGTIYFKTSSRVIQQTTEQSTQHIISQSGRFVQSYLEKLKTTTNSLTTNDIVQAYAKNPSKGNETNLRSLLDTILSTDHDLVAAVVVTKSGHLVSTDDAINMETSSDMMKEPWYQAAIEEHAMPVLTPARQNAIQMNGKWVVSITQEVVDEQGNNVAVIRLDIAYDTLEAYLDSLQLGMNGFTFIVNKNHQFVYHPKKSVYSSSEEMKAMEPYINTKNGYVDKDNAYVYQYEVPQSNWLIIGVASMENLAQLRQQILLSFIGTGTLALSISLLGIWFILRHWIKPLRDLQTTILAIGEGNAMIRAEEKGAPELVDLAHQFNVMLDQVDKLMLTIKEEEQNVRKYELQALSSQINPHFLYNTLDAIVWMAEFNDSQKVVEMTKSLAKYFRLALNQGNEQIALKDEIDHVRQYLFIQKQRYGDKLSYEIFEDNQFDNFILPKLVLQPLVENAIYHGIKEIKDNGLIRLKVKPTTDFLIITIADNGRGFNTEDTTENLLVKLGGVGLKNVDQRLRLQFGPQYHMEIDSTIGSGTTVSLYFPLNN, from the coding sequence ATGAAACGCCCCTCACTATTAATTCAATTAATCGTCTACGTTTCACTGATGATGCTCCTATTACTCAGCATTGTCGGGACGATTTATTTCAAGACAAGTTCACGCGTTATTCAACAAACAACTGAACAAAGTACCCAGCATATCATTTCTCAAAGTGGCCGCTTTGTTCAATCGTATCTCGAAAAGTTAAAGACGACAACCAATAGTTTAACCACTAATGATATTGTTCAAGCCTATGCAAAAAATCCAAGTAAAGGGAATGAAACCAATCTGCGTTCACTGCTCGATACCATTTTGTCAACAGATCATGATTTAGTAGCTGCAGTAGTCGTAACCAAATCTGGGCATCTCGTATCTACTGATGATGCTATTAATATGGAAACCTCTAGCGATATGATGAAAGAGCCCTGGTATCAAGCAGCCATTGAAGAGCACGCAATGCCAGTATTGACACCTGCACGGCAAAATGCGATTCAAATGAATGGTAAATGGGTTGTTTCCATCACACAAGAAGTCGTTGATGAGCAAGGCAATAATGTAGCGGTCATTCGTCTCGATATTGCCTATGATACATTAGAAGCCTATTTAGATAGTTTGCAATTAGGAATGAACGGTTTTACTTTTATCGTCAATAAAAATCACCAATTCGTATACCATCCTAAAAAAAGTGTCTATAGTTCAAGCGAAGAAATGAAAGCCATGGAACCCTATATCAATACCAAAAATGGCTATGTCGACAAAGACAATGCTTATGTCTATCAATACGAAGTCCCTCAGTCCAATTGGCTGATTATCGGAGTGGCTTCGATGGAAAATTTAGCGCAACTCCGTCAACAAATACTTTTATCCTTTATCGGAACTGGCACCCTCGCACTCAGTATTAGTCTATTAGGTATTTGGTTCATTTTACGTCATTGGATTAAACCCTTGCGTGATTTACAAACAACGATTTTAGCAATCGGAGAAGGAAATGCAATGATTCGTGCCGAAGAAAAAGGTGCCCCTGAATTAGTAGACTTAGCCCATCAATTCAATGTGATGCTTGACCAAGTCGATAAATTAATGCTAACGATTAAAGAAGAGGAGCAAAATGTTCGTAAATATGAACTACAAGCACTCTCTAGTCAAATCAATCCGCATTTCTTGTACAATACACTAGATGCTATAGTATGGATGGCAGAATTTAACGATAGTCAAAAAGTGGTCGAGATGACCAAGTCTTTAGCCAAATATTTCCGCTTAGCACTTAATCAAGGCAATGAACAAATTGCGTTAAAAGATGAAATTGACCATGTGCGCCAATATCTTTTTATTCAAAAACAACGTTATGGCGATAAACTATCGTATGAAATTTTTGAAGACAACCAGTTTGACAACTTTATCTTACCAAAACTTGTCTTACAACCTTTAGTCGAAAATGCAATTTATCATGGTATCAAAGAAATTAAAGACAATGGATTGATTCGACTTAAAGTAAAACCAACAACAGATTTTTTAATTATCACCATCGCTGATAATGGACGTGGATTTAATACTGAAGATACGACGGAAAATCTACTCGTAAAACTCGGTGGGGTTGGTTTGAAAAATGTCGACCAACGTTTGCGACTTCAATTCGGTCCGCAGTATCACATGGAAATTGATTCAACCATCGGCAGCGGCACAACCGTGTCACTGTATTTCCCGCTAAATAACTAA
- a CDS encoding LysR family transcriptional regulator — MDINQLNYFINIVECGCNLSLTAKKIHISQSALSQLINNFENDHEVLLFNRKNGRLENLTSAGAKFYDYAQEIVRQYDEMLEMIRKESAKQKGTIRIGIPSMVLRVYFSALIPKFTLENPDIQIEFIEDGTLELRKMLVDKDLDYAVLLEPTNLDDKKFEQYVIQINEMTAFMSPQHPLAEKNLLQWSDIMNYPIATFNKHFLTHQLLLEKLNKINKDKQIMFKSSSWDYLIEATKETDIVTVLPSPINQYLDSTQTVEKHFESPIPFNVLICRPIKDKYSDIESLVFENIINYFYQPIID, encoded by the coding sequence ATGGATATCAATCAATTAAACTATTTTATTAATATTGTTGAATGCGGTTGTAATTTATCATTAACCGCAAAAAAAATTCATATTAGTCAGTCTGCTTTGAGTCAATTAATTAATAATTTTGAAAATGATCATGAGGTATTATTATTTAATCGAAAAAATGGTCGTTTAGAAAATTTAACCTCAGCAGGGGCAAAATTTTATGACTATGCGCAAGAAATTGTACGGCAGTATGACGAGATGCTTGAAATGATTCGTAAAGAATCGGCAAAGCAAAAGGGAACGATACGTATCGGTATTCCTTCAATGGTTTTACGTGTCTATTTTTCTGCACTCATCCCTAAGTTTACCCTTGAAAATCCAGATATTCAGATAGAGTTTATTGAAGATGGGACCTTAGAATTAAGAAAAATGTTAGTGGATAAAGACTTAGATTACGCCGTGTTGTTAGAGCCAACTAATTTAGATGATAAAAAGTTTGAACAATATGTTATTCAAATCAACGAAATGACGGCATTTATGAGTCCACAACATCCGTTGGCGGAAAAGAATTTGTTACAGTGGTCAGATATTATGAACTATCCAATTGCGACATTCAATAAGCATTTTTTAACGCATCAATTATTACTAGAAAAGCTCAATAAAATAAATAAGGATAAACAAATTATGTTTAAATCCTCATCATGGGATTATCTGATTGAAGCGACAAAAGAAACAGATATTGTAACGGTTCTGCCGTCACCGATTAATCAGTATTTAGATTCGACGCAAACGGTTGAGAAACATTTTGAATCACCAATACCGTTTAATGTTTTAATTTGTCGACCGATTAAAGATAAATACAGTGATATTGAAAGCCTTGTGTTTGAAAATATTATCAATTATTTTTATCAACCGATAATTGATTAA
- a CDS encoding acetyl-CoA C-acetyltransferase — protein sequence MREVVIVSALRTPLGSFGGAFKNVSAVELGTTVVKASLNNLGLNPSEVSEVILGNVLSAGLGQNVARQVAMHAGIPKEVGAFTINKVCGSGLKAVMLAAQSIMTGDNEVVVAGGTESMSQAPYILPDERWGARMGDKKAVDLVLRDGLTDAFEGYHMGITAENIAEKYGFTRQEQDELAATSQNRAEEAIKAGKFKDEIVPVSVPQRKGEPIIVDTDEFPRFGTTVESLGKLKPAFKKDGTVTAGNASGVNDGAAILVLMAREKAESLGLKPLATIKSYANAGVQPEIMGTGPIPSTRKALEKAGLTVEDLDLIEANEAFAAQALSVITELKLNREIVNVNGGAIAIGHPIGASGARILVTLLHEMEKRDAKNGLATLCIGGGQGVSVVVTR from the coding sequence GTGAGAGAAGTAGTTATTGTTTCGGCATTAAGAACACCATTGGGCAGTTTCGGTGGGGCGTTTAAAAATGTTAGTGCGGTTGAATTAGGTACCACCGTCGTTAAAGCGTCATTGAACAATTTGGGTCTTAATCCGAGTGAAGTGAGTGAAGTCATCTTAGGAAATGTTTTGAGTGCAGGTCTAGGGCAAAACGTTGCTAGACAAGTAGCGATGCACGCAGGAATTCCTAAAGAAGTTGGTGCGTTTACTATCAACAAAGTGTGTGGTTCAGGGCTTAAAGCGGTAATGCTAGCCGCGCAATCCATTATGACTGGTGACAATGAAGTTGTTGTTGCTGGTGGTACGGAAAGTATGTCACAAGCACCGTATATTTTACCAGATGAACGCTGGGGTGCTCGTATGGGTGATAAAAAAGCTGTGGATTTAGTATTACGCGATGGTTTGACGGATGCATTTGAAGGTTATCATATGGGGATAACCGCTGAAAATATCGCAGAAAAATATGGCTTCACACGACAAGAGCAAGATGAATTGGCAGCTACTAGTCAAAATCGTGCAGAAGAAGCTATTAAAGCAGGAAAATTCAAAGACGAAATTGTACCGGTCAGTGTACCACAACGAAAAGGCGAACCTATTATTGTAGACACAGATGAATTTCCTCGTTTTGGTACAACAGTTGAATCACTTGGAAAGCTTAAACCAGCATTTAAAAAAGATGGTACAGTGACAGCAGGTAATGCTTCTGGGGTTAATGATGGGGCAGCTATTTTAGTTTTAATGGCTAGAGAGAAAGCGGAATCATTAGGGTTGAAACCACTAGCAACGATTAAATCCTATGCTAACGCAGGGGTGCAACCAGAAATTATGGGTACAGGTCCAATTCCTTCCACTCGAAAAGCGTTAGAAAAAGCCGGTTTAACGGTGGAGGATTTAGACTTAATTGAAGCCAACGAGGCCTTTGCGGCACAAGCATTAAGTGTGATTACTGAGTTGAAATTGAATCGTGAAATCGTCAATGTCAACGGTGGTGCCATCGCTATCGGTCATCCGATTGGTGCTAGCGGTGCAAGAATATTAGTCACACTCTTACATGAGATGGAAAAACGCGATGCAAAAAATGGGTTAGCGACATTATGTATCGGTGGAGGTCAAGGCGTATCAGTCGTCGTCACACGCTAA
- a CDS encoding acetyl-CoA hydrolase/transferase family protein: MTTNYKKLYKEKLTTAKEAVKLIEANEGIIYPIQPGEPKGFHEALENIELSGNRLYRMLPGFPLLDKKQEEIKQISLFLSGYDRKAHKQGLVELLPNNFSDIPDLLLTREPNPVIVATVSPMDEDGNFSLGTSNSYVGPLVEYAKKIIVEVNEHMPHTFGEKNMIHIDQVNAIIENNVPLNTLPNLEPSEKDLKIGKIIADMVQDGDTIQIGFGSMPNAVMEYLKYKKDLGIHTEMLPDKLVDLVELGVVTNTQKEIHVGKSVATFAIGTQRLYDFMNNNPDVVMIPCNQTNALTELAKLNSLIAINSAVEVDFLGQCNSERVRDTYFSSTGGQHDFMKGVRLTHNGTGIICLYSTAKNDQYSTIVPSLFIGAPVSTTKNDIDTVVTEYGVAQLKGKTIPERVEALISIAHPNFREELREEAVKLGYLQDLIAV, translated from the coding sequence ATGACTACGAATTACAAAAAATTATATAAAGAAAAATTAACGACTGCCAAAGAAGCAGTAAAATTGATTGAAGCGAATGAAGGCATTATTTATCCGATTCAACCGGGGGAACCAAAAGGTTTTCATGAAGCGTTAGAAAATATAGAATTAAGTGGTAATCGACTTTATCGGATGCTACCAGGGTTTCCATTATTAGATAAAAAACAAGAAGAGATTAAACAAATATCTCTATTCTTATCTGGCTATGACCGTAAAGCACATAAACAAGGACTCGTAGAATTATTACCGAATAATTTTTCTGATATTCCTGATTTGCTTTTGACGCGTGAACCTAATCCGGTGATTGTAGCAACCGTGTCGCCTATGGACGAAGATGGTAATTTCTCTTTAGGAACGTCTAATTCGTATGTAGGTCCATTAGTTGAATACGCAAAAAAAATTATCGTTGAAGTTAATGAGCATATGCCTCATACATTTGGCGAAAAAAATATGATTCATATTGACCAAGTCAATGCGATTATTGAAAATAACGTGCCATTAAATACGTTACCAAACTTAGAGCCGAGCGAAAAAGATTTAAAAATCGGAAAAATTATCGCGGATATGGTTCAAGATGGTGATACCATTCAGATTGGTTTTGGCTCCATGCCGAATGCTGTTATGGAATACTTAAAATATAAAAAAGACTTAGGTATTCATACAGAAATGTTGCCAGATAAATTGGTTGATTTAGTAGAATTAGGCGTGGTAACCAATACGCAAAAAGAAATTCATGTTGGCAAGTCTGTGGCTACTTTTGCGATTGGTACACAGCGTTTGTATGACTTTATGAATAATAACCCAGATGTTGTCATGATACCATGTAACCAAACCAATGCGTTGACCGAACTTGCAAAATTAAACAGTTTAATCGCGATTAATTCTGCGGTAGAAGTAGACTTTTTAGGTCAATGTAACTCAGAGCGTGTCCGTGATACTTATTTTTCATCAACGGGTGGTCAACACGATTTCATGAAAGGTGTGCGCTTAACACATAATGGGACAGGTATTATCTGTTTATATTCAACAGCAAAAAATGACCAATATTCGACGATTGTGCCATCATTATTTATTGGAGCACCTGTATCAACAACGAAAAATGATATTGACACAGTCGTGACTGAATACGGTGTTGCCCAATTAAAAGGGAAAACAATCCCTGAACGTGTAGAAGCATTAATTTCAATTGCTCATCCAAACTTTAGAGAAGAATTACGTGAAGAAGCAGTGAAATTAGGTTATCTACAAGATTTAATTGCAGTATAA
- a CDS encoding acyl-CoA dehydrogenase family protein, whose protein sequence is MEQTIEQLIDEIKAYSNTNLKEQAQSYDESGEYPEAIMNYLFDRKLLHLIINHNELNGQYSDFLEIIRLLSKTFAAVGSILFTQATCGVYPISKFGTTIQKINYLERLMSGEMIASFALNEVESGSNIQHIHTIAEKTDDGWRLDGEKVTISNAPIANLFYVVAKVYDADGNNQYGIFLIERGTPGLTIGSPDEKIGVKALPVSSVSLENVEVNHDALLGNTLDGLKQVEQILNKLRLAIAAQSIGIAQGALEMGYKHVTYERRFGQRLIDLQDTQVKMAEAQTKIAAAEASLFYVLKHDPNDTIQVSMLKLIASGTATQVTETVMQVTGGYAFMKHNEIERYVRDARITAIYGGSSNTHKRIISIPWLKK, encoded by the coding sequence ATGGAACAAACTATCGAACAATTGATTGATGAAATTAAAGCGTATTCGAACACCAATCTAAAAGAACAAGCACAGTCATATGATGAGTCTGGTGAGTATCCTGAAGCTATTATGAACTATCTATTCGATCGTAAATTGTTGCATTTAATCATCAATCATAATGAATTAAATGGACAGTATTCGGACTTTTTAGAAATTATTCGACTGTTATCAAAGACATTTGCGGCAGTAGGTAGTATTCTCTTTACACAAGCGACATGTGGCGTATATCCAATCAGCAAATTTGGTACTACGATTCAAAAAATTAATTATCTGGAACGTTTGATGTCAGGTGAAATGATAGCATCCTTTGCGCTGAATGAGGTGGAAAGTGGTAGTAATATTCAACATATTCACACAATAGCAGAAAAAACAGACGATGGCTGGAGGCTAGACGGGGAAAAAGTCACCATCTCAAATGCGCCAATTGCAAATTTATTTTATGTGGTAGCCAAAGTATACGATGCTGATGGCAACAATCAATACGGTATTTTTCTCATAGAACGAGGAACACCAGGACTAACCATTGGCTCACCAGATGAAAAAATTGGTGTTAAAGCCTTACCTGTTTCATCGGTATCCTTAGAAAATGTTGAAGTGAATCATGATGCATTGCTTGGTAATACACTCGATGGATTGAAACAAGTAGAGCAGATTTTGAATAAATTGAGACTCGCTATTGCCGCACAAAGTATTGGGATTGCACAAGGTGCTTTGGAAATGGGCTATAAGCACGTAACGTATGAACGTCGATTTGGTCAACGATTAATTGATTTACAAGATACACAAGTGAAAATGGCTGAAGCCCAAACGAAAATTGCAGCGGCAGAAGCTTCATTGTTCTACGTATTAAAACACGATCCAAATGATACGATTCAAGTATCCATGCTGAAGCTAATCGCAAGTGGCACTGCCACTCAGGTGACAGAAACAGTGATGCAAGTAACGGGTGGGTATGCCTTTATGAAACACAATGAAATTGAACGCTATGTACGTGATGCTCGAATAACAGCGATTTATGGTGGGTCTTCGAATACACATAAACGAATTATTTCAATACCATGGTTAAAAAAATAA
- a CDS encoding 3-hydroxybutyryl-CoA dehydrogenase, translated as MEINKVLVIGSGQMGSGIAQVLAQAGYEVVLNDIKQEFVERGLNNITKQLTRLVEKGRVTEADKEQYLANITTSVSYDDAKDVDLVIEAATENREIKLNIFKQLSELVKEDAILATNTSSLSITEIATVTNRPHKVIGLHFFNPVPVMKLIELNIGLTTDRETVEAMKTLSERLGKTAIEVKDAPGFAVNRILIPMINEAIFVLSEGISTVEEIDEAMKLGANHPMGPLALADYIGLDTVQAIMNVLYDGYKDPKYRPCHLLRKYVEAGKLGRKSGAGFYNY; from the coding sequence ATGGAGATTAATAAAGTTTTAGTAATTGGTTCAGGACAGATGGGTAGTGGCATCGCCCAAGTATTGGCACAAGCGGGTTATGAAGTCGTCTTAAATGATATCAAACAAGAATTTGTGGAACGTGGTTTAAATAATATTACGAAGCAATTGACACGTTTAGTTGAAAAAGGACGAGTAACAGAAGCGGATAAAGAGCAATATCTAGCAAATATTACCACATCTGTTAGTTATGACGATGCTAAGGATGTTGACCTAGTAATCGAAGCAGCTACTGAAAATCGAGAAATCAAATTAAACATTTTCAAACAATTGAGTGAATTAGTCAAAGAAGATGCTATATTAGCAACAAATACCTCATCATTATCCATTACTGAAATCGCAACAGTAACAAATCGTCCACATAAAGTAATTGGCTTGCATTTCTTCAATCCAGTGCCAGTTATGAAATTAATTGAGTTAAATATTGGCTTAACGACCGATAGAGAAACGGTTGAAGCAATGAAAACATTGAGTGAACGATTAGGAAAAACAGCGATTGAAGTAAAAGACGCACCAGGTTTTGCGGTTAACCGTATATTAATCCCAATGATTAATGAGGCTATTTTCGTATTGAGTGAGGGGATTTCAACAGTTGAAGAAATTGACGAAGCAATGAAATTAGGGGCAAACCACCCAATGGGACCATTAGCCTTAGCAGATTATATCGGCTTGGATACCGTTCAAGCGATTATGAATGTCTTATACGATGGCTATAAAGATCCAAAATATCGTCCATGTCACCTATTAAGAAAATATGTCGAAGCAGGAAAATTAGGCCGCAAATCAGGCGCAGGATTCTATAATTATTAA
- a CDS encoding response regulator: MYTIMVVEDEYIVRKGIASLINFAEFNMNIIAEAENGLEAWDLFQQQPVDILLTDINMPQMDGIRLAQLIREHYPATHIVFLTGYDDFEYALSAVKLGADDYLLKPFSKSDVEEMLQKIKTKLALEEKNQQITNLVQQSESSDLALLVQERLSNQDLTLKSLANDLGFSPSHLSVMFKKETGIPFQDYLIQERIKKAKLLLLTTDLKIYEIAEQVGFEDMNYFSQRFKQIVGMTPSQFKKGEQR; this comes from the coding sequence ATGTATACAATTATGGTTGTCGAAGATGAGTACATTGTTAGAAAAGGAATTGCATCATTAATCAACTTTGCTGAATTTAACATGAACATTATCGCAGAAGCTGAAAATGGGTTAGAAGCATGGGATTTATTTCAACAACAACCCGTCGATATTTTGTTGACAGATATTAATATGCCGCAGATGGATGGAATTCGTCTCGCTCAATTGATTCGCGAGCATTACCCTGCGACGCATATTGTATTTTTAACAGGATATGATGATTTTGAGTATGCTCTATCTGCAGTTAAACTTGGCGCCGATGATTATTTACTCAAACCTTTTTCAAAATCCGATGTCGAAGAGATGTTACAAAAAATAAAAACAAAATTAGCGCTCGAAGAAAAAAATCAACAAATAACTAATCTTGTGCAACAGAGTGAAAGCTCTGATTTAGCCTTACTTGTTCAAGAGCGATTGTCAAATCAAGATTTAACCCTGAAATCACTCGCAAACGACTTAGGATTCAGCCCATCACATTTGAGTGTGATGTTTAAAAAAGAAACAGGCATACCCTTTCAAGACTATTTGATTCAAGAACGCATCAAAAAAGCAAAATTACTATTATTAACAACCGATTTAAAAATTTATGAAATTGCTGAACAAGTTGGTTTTGAAGATATGAATTATTTTTCACAGCGATTTAAACAAATCGTCGGTATGACACCGAGTCAATTCAAAAAAGGAGAACAACGATGA
- a CDS encoding enoyl-CoA hydratase/isomerase family protein produces MSNYENLLVSNENGIGYLKINRPKMLNALSFDVLTELNVALDDIAANRNIKVLIVTGEGDKAFVAGADIKEMKDKSVLEGKAFSNLGNNVFEKLANLRQPTIAALNGYTLGGGCELALSCDLRVATTKAKLGQPEVGLGIIPGFGGTQRLSRLIGPARAKDLIFTARIVDSQEALQMGLVNKVVESDVLLEEVEAIAKQIMKQAPLAVERAKEAINVGYDLPLNHGLKYEADLFGSLFSTADQTEGMTAFVDKRRPEFKHQ; encoded by the coding sequence ATGTCAAATTATGAAAACCTTTTAGTATCGAATGAGAATGGTATTGGTTATTTAAAAATTAATCGTCCGAAAATGCTAAACGCATTAAGTTTTGACGTATTAACGGAGTTGAACGTAGCACTCGATGACATTGCAGCTAATCGTAATATTAAAGTGCTTATTGTAACAGGCGAAGGTGATAAGGCTTTTGTTGCTGGAGCAGACATTAAAGAAATGAAAGATAAATCCGTGTTAGAAGGTAAAGCTTTTTCAAACTTAGGTAATAACGTATTTGAGAAATTAGCAAACCTACGCCAGCCGACCATTGCTGCGTTAAACGGCTATACATTAGGTGGTGGTTGTGAACTTGCCTTGTCATGTGACTTACGTGTTGCGACGACAAAAGCGAAACTCGGTCAACCTGAAGTTGGCTTAGGCATCATCCCAGGATTTGGTGGAACACAACGCTTATCACGTCTGATTGGACCAGCTCGTGCCAAAGATTTAATTTTTACTGCTCGGATAGTTGATAGCCAAGAAGCATTACAGATGGGATTAGTGAATAAAGTAGTCGAATCAGATGTCTTATTAGAAGAAGTTGAAGCGATTGCTAAACAAATTATGAAACAAGCACCACTCGCAGTTGAACGTGCTAAAGAAGCAATTAATGTTGGATATGATTTACCATTAAACCACGGTCTAAAATATGAAGCAGACTTATTTGGAAGTCTATTTTCTACCGCCGACCAAACAGAAGGAATGACAGCATTTGTCGATAAACGACGTCCAGAATTCAAACATCAATAA
- a CDS encoding redoxin family protein: protein MIKRKLLLTSMACVSFLAACSTTPSATINKQTAMAKQEKSMSDDKKEMKDDKDMKNNNDMKDNKDMKDNKDMKNQEMKDEKEMKTMNKGSMAPDFSLEGIDGKTYKLSDFKGKKVYLKFWASWCSICLATLKDTEELASMDEDKDYVILTVVSPEQLGEKSAEDFKKWYEGLEYEHMPVLLDSSGKMLKEYGVRAYPTAALIGSDGVLVKKHTGFMDKAGIEAALAEIK, encoded by the coding sequence ATGATAAAAAGAAAACTATTACTAACAAGTATGGCGTGTGTCAGTTTTTTAGCAGCTTGTTCTACGACACCATCCGCTACCATCAATAAACAAACAGCAATGGCTAAACAAGAAAAATCAATGTCGGATGATAAAAAAGAGATGAAAGACGACAAGGACATGAAAAACAACAACGACATGAAAGACAACAAGGACATGAAAGACAACAAGGACATGAAAAACCAAGAGATGAAAGACGAGAAAGAGATGAAGACAATGAATAAAGGTTCCATGGCACCCGATTTCAGCTTAGAAGGGATTGATGGCAAAACTTATAAACTTTCTGATTTCAAAGGCAAAAAAGTCTATCTAAAATTCTGGGCATCATGGTGTTCCATCTGTCTAGCAACGCTAAAAGACACCGAAGAACTTGCAAGTATGGATGAGGATAAAGATTATGTTATTTTAACCGTTGTTTCACCAGAACAATTGGGTGAAAAATCAGCTGAAGACTTTAAAAAATGGTATGAAGGACTTGAATACGAACATATGCCTGTATTACTTGATTCAAGTGGAAAAATGCTTAAAGAATACGGTGTCAGAGCTTATCCGACTGCCGCCCTTATCGGTAGCGATGGAGTTCTCGTAAAAAAACACACAGGATTTATGGATAAAGCAGGCATCGAAGCCGCATTAGCAGAAATTAAGTAA